A stretch of Sulfurimonas xiamenensis DNA encodes these proteins:
- a CDS encoding Jag N-terminal domain-containing protein — MIKIESVTLEQAYKDAAAALKCSASELIIEVVQVPSSGFMGLFKKNAIIVAAKKTQNNEKSDAVNLQKEKQNIKAEEEIKVEAKKKQQEVKKPSQNIINDTIMPESFVSMQEDDDYYDMADINFTADYEEDEEEKAQINVNINEIAKKVEKEINELFTLICFKIDKIDVSVYDENTLLIEFKGEDAALLIGKEGYRYKALSYMIFNWINTKYQLQLRLEIAEFLKNQEESIMRYLINVYENIDRDGRAQTKILDGVLIQIALKELRDKYPNKYVAVRSTRDGLKFIIINDYHN; from the coding sequence ATGATTAAAATAGAATCAGTTACTTTAGAGCAGGCATATAAAGATGCAGCAGCTGCTCTAAAGTGTTCTGCCAGCGAATTGATAATAGAGGTTGTTCAAGTACCAAGTAGTGGTTTTATGGGGCTGTTTAAAAAAAATGCAATAATAGTCGCTGCTAAAAAAACACAAAATAATGAAAAATCAGATGCTGTTAATTTGCAAAAAGAAAAACAAAATATTAAAGCAGAAGAAGAAATTAAAGTAGAAGCTAAAAAAAAGCAGCAAGAGGTTAAAAAACCTTCGCAAAATATAATTAATGATACCATAATGCCAGAATCCTTTGTTAGCATGCAGGAAGATGATGATTATTATGATATGGCAGATATCAACTTTACTGCTGATTATGAAGAGGATGAGGAAGAAAAAGCTCAAATAAATGTTAATATTAATGAAATAGCTAAAAAAGTTGAAAAAGAGATCAATGAACTTTTTACTCTTATTTGTTTTAAAATTGATAAAATTGATGTAAGTGTATATGATGAAAATACTCTTCTTATAGAGTTTAAAGGTGAAGATGCAGCACTTCTCATAGGAAAAGAGGGGTATAGATACAAAGCACTCTCATATATGATTTTCAACTGGATTAATACAAAATATCAACTGCAGCTTCGTTTAGAAATAGCCGAATTTTTGAAAAATCAAGAAGAATCAATAATGAGATATTTGATTAATGTTTATGAAAATATAGACAGAGACGGCAGGGCGCAGACGAAAATACTTGACGGTGTTTTGATCCAGATTGCACTCAAAGAGCTTAGAGATAAGTACCCTAATAAATATGTTGCAGTTCGCTCTACACGCGATGGGCTTAAATTTATTATTATAAACGATTACCACAACTAA
- the mnmE gene encoding tRNA uridine-5-carboxymethylaminomethyl(34) synthesis GTPase MnmE, with protein MSEDTISAIATANGIGSIAIIRISGDKALDIAKKLTRKQDFSPRYATLSSVYDFKGELIDESILIYFKAPFSFTAEDVVEIQCHGGFIVAQSILKATLAHGARLATAGEFSKRAFFNGRIDLSEAEAIAQLIEAKSEDAAKILAQQMKGSLKEYIENIRDEIIHILAYSEVSIDYAEEDLPEDLVVQIEAKLRELKKSLSSTLLASRAREGLMQGFKVAIIGKPNVGKSSLLNALLSYNRAIVSDIAGTTRDTIEEQVKIGTHLIRIVDTAGIREAGDEIERIGIERSLEAINESDIVIALFDASREADEEDKKIISLLESHAKAKDVLYVKNKIDLEPKFKSLDIEFDMELNTKESVDELIQSLEDIMNRANSSDEMMLISQRQISAVENTLKNIDEAFEPLGDQELEIFSFHLNEAVKEMASITRPFENDEMLDKMFGSFCLGK; from the coding sequence ATGAGTGAAGATACCATAAGTGCCATTGCAACAGCAAACGGCATAGGCTCCATAGCAATCATCCGCATAAGCGGGGATAAAGCTTTGGACATTGCAAAAAAACTTACCCGCAAACAGGATTTTTCCCCAAGATATGCAACTCTAAGCAGTGTTTATGACTTTAAGGGCGAGCTTATAGATGAATCTATACTCATCTATTTTAAAGCGCCTTTTTCATTTACGGCTGAAGATGTAGTGGAAATTCAGTGTCATGGCGGCTTTATAGTTGCGCAAAGCATACTAAAAGCCACACTAGCTCACGGTGCCAGACTTGCAACTGCGGGTGAGTTTTCCAAAAGAGCTTTCTTTAACGGCAGGATAGATCTCAGTGAAGCAGAAGCGATCGCACAGCTCATAGAGGCAAAAAGCGAAGATGCAGCAAAGATACTAGCACAGCAGATGAAGGGTTCGCTTAAAGAGTATATAGAGAATATCCGCGATGAGATCATCCATATACTCGCCTACTCTGAAGTAAGTATTGACTATGCAGAGGAGGATTTGCCTGAGGATTTGGTAGTACAAATTGAGGCAAAACTAAGAGAACTCAAAAAATCACTCTCCTCAACTCTTCTTGCAAGCAGGGCAAGAGAGGGGCTGATGCAGGGGTTTAAAGTAGCAATCATCGGAAAGCCAAATGTCGGCAAAAGCTCACTCCTAAATGCGCTGCTTAGTTACAACCGCGCGATTGTAAGCGATATAGCGGGAACGACAAGAGACACCATAGAAGAGCAGGTTAAGATAGGCACACACCTTATCCGCATAGTAGATACGGCTGGTATTCGCGAGGCAGGAGATGAGATAGAGCGCATAGGCATAGAGCGTTCACTTGAAGCGATAAACGAGAGTGATATAGTGATCGCTCTTTTTGACGCATCAAGGGAAGCTGACGAAGAGGATAAAAAGATAATCTCGTTATTAGAGTCACATGCCAAAGCCAAAGATGTTTTGTATGTCAAAAACAAGATAGATTTAGAGCCGAAGTTTAAATCTTTGGATATAGAGTTTGACATGGAGCTTAACACAAAAGAGAGTGTTGATGAGTTGATTCAGTCTCTTGAAGATATTATGAACAGAGCAAACTCTTCCGATGAGATGATGCTTATATCGCAAAGACAGATATCAGCCGTAGAAAATACGCTCAAAAACATTGACGAAGCATTTGAGCCGCTTGGAGACCAAGAGCTTGAGATATTCTCGTTCCATCTAAATGAAGCCGTAAAAGAGATGGCGTCAATAACGAGACCTTTTGAGAACGATGAGATGCTTGACAAAATGTTTGGCTCTTTTTGTTTGGGAAAATAG
- the ruvX gene encoding Holliday junction resolvase RuvX, producing the protein MKYIAIDLGLKRVGLAYSAHKDLVTPLKAVERKNRDQAARDVKKVLDEWEVNAVVVGIPMSGSSEDEMKRRIAHFMNLVDFKGEIFYQDESNSSKEAEAMMKGKIKQIRDGRIDSISAMIILQRFLAKIKTSSKS; encoded by the coding sequence GTGAAGTATATCGCTATAGATTTGGGCTTAAAAAGAGTAGGTCTGGCATATTCGGCTCATAAAGATCTGGTAACTCCTCTAAAGGCAGTAGAGCGGAAAAACAGAGATCAAGCAGCAAGAGATGTCAAAAAAGTTCTTGACGAATGGGAAGTGAACGCCGTTGTAGTCGGTATACCGATGAGCGGAAGCAGCGAGGATGAGATGAAGCGCCGTATCGCACACTTTATGAATCTTGTCGATTTCAAAGGTGAGATATTTTACCAGGATGAGAGCAACTCTTCAAAAGAGGCGGAAGCGATGATGAAAGGCAAGATAAAGCAGATACGCGACGGGCGCATCGACTCTATCTCTGCTATGATAATCTTGCAGAGGTTTTTAGCTAAAATTAAAACTTCTTCCAAAAGCTAG
- a CDS encoding TrkH family potassium uptake protein — protein MDKQTLKNIAKLLGSVGIYLSLFFLFPIATGWYYGEDIFLFLLFDILFFLLNGTIFLYLKNHDITLSLRDGILSVNLIWILVGFAGAVPLWLYSNITFMQAIFESISGFTTTGATIYSDIESLPNMILILRSLMHWIGGMGILVLGVGLLSLINPSGSLALFKAEASGIKLDKSTPKIKDTAMMLWGIYIVLTFFDAILLKLGGMSTFDAINHAFSTISTGGFSTKNSSFGAFESPFILWTTTFFMVISGITFLAHLKAFRGELSGYKNEETKWYIIIFILLSLFMGLFRYQSSDDTFFTAITHASFNIAALMTTTGFASLDYEAWGQMAVSIAFLAMLASGNGGSTAGGVKIIRYVVSIKVLFAELKKILHPNAIIKVFINNSPISNSLISMTFGFILLFVITNAIITFYLYASGYDMMTSLSTALACVGNIGPGFSQVGPAQNYGFYDNLDLVVLSLGMIIGRLEVFTFLLIFLPSFWKKF, from the coding sequence GTGGATAAACAAACTCTAAAAAACATAGCAAAACTTCTTGGAAGCGTTGGGATTTATCTCTCTCTTTTCTTTTTATTTCCTATTGCAACAGGATGGTATTACGGTGAAGATATATTCCTGTTTTTACTCTTTGATATTTTGTTTTTTTTACTAAACGGTACTATATTTTTATACCTTAAAAACCATGATATCACCCTCTCTTTAAGAGACGGCATACTTAGCGTTAATCTTATTTGGATTTTAGTAGGTTTTGCAGGAGCCGTTCCCCTATGGCTCTATAGCAATATAACATTTATGCAGGCTATTTTTGAATCCATTAGCGGTTTTACTACTACCGGAGCCACAATATACTCGGATATCGAGAGTCTGCCTAATATGATTTTAATCCTTAGAAGTCTCATGCACTGGATTGGCGGTATGGGGATTTTAGTTTTGGGTGTGGGTCTTTTGTCTTTGATTAACCCCAGCGGTTCACTAGCCCTTTTTAAAGCCGAAGCCAGCGGTATAAAGCTTGACAAATCAACGCCGAAGATAAAAGATACCGCCATGATGCTTTGGGGAATCTATATAGTCTTAACTTTTTTCGATGCAATACTTTTAAAACTAGGCGGCATGAGTACTTTTGATGCTATAAATCATGCATTTAGCACCATATCTACAGGAGGTTTTTCTACAAAAAATAGCTCTTTTGGCGCATTTGAGAGTCCGTTTATCTTATGGACCACTACATTTTTTATGGTTATTTCCGGTATTACTTTTTTGGCTCACTTAAAAGCTTTTAGAGGAGAACTAAGCGGCTATAAAAATGAAGAGACAAAGTGGTATATCATCATATTTATTTTGCTCTCTTTGTTCATGGGTCTCTTTAGATATCAAAGTAGTGATGATACATTTTTTACGGCTATAACTCATGCAAGCTTTAATATTGCCGCACTTATGACGACGACGGGTTTTGCTTCACTTGACTATGAAGCATGGGGGCAGATGGCGGTCTCCATTGCATTTTTAGCGATGCTTGCAAGCGGAAACGGAGGCTCTACCGCAGGCGGTGTGAAGATAATAAGATATGTAGTATCGATAAAAGTTCTCTTTGCAGAACTTAAAAAGATACTTCATCCCAATGCAATTATAAAAGTGTTTATAAATAACTCCCCGATTTCAAACTCTCTTATATCAATGACTTTTGGGTTTATTTTACTTTTTGTTATCACAAATGCGATAATCACCTTTTATCTCTATGCAAGCGGTTACGATATGATGACTTCTCTATCTACCGCACTTGCATGTGTGGGAAATATCGGACCGGGATTTTCTCAAGTCGGACCGGCTCAAAACTATGGATTTTACGACAACTTGGATTTGGTTGTTTTATCTCTGGGAATGATTATAGGAAGATTGGAAGTCTTTACATTTTTACTTATATTTTTACCTAGCTTTTGGAAGAAGTTTTAA